The region CTATTCCTAGATTTTGTGCTATGGCACATACATTTCCACCTGAAACAGCATAATCCATAGAGTTTGTTTGAGCCACAATAATTGAGCCTTTTGGAGCTTCATAAATAGCTCTATGTAATGCTAAGTTATCACCTGCAACCATCTCTACTGTAAAAGCTGGTCCAGCTATTCTTGGTATCTCACTCCATAACTCTTTTATACCTGCATCCATAAAACTTTCTCTTTTTAATGGTCCTGCATAATCACATGGGCTAAGCTCTGCAAACTTTTTATAATCCATCTATTCTCCTATACCTTTTTTATATCTTTAATAACTTGATAAGCCTGATTTATCTCTTGGGTTTTTGCTGTTGCTTCTTCCATATAAGATTCATCTTTTTCTTGTGAACTTATAATATCAGGGTGATATTGACGGATTAACTTTCTATAGGCTTTTTTGATAGTATTCATATCATCAGTCTCTTTTACACCTAAGATTTTATAAGCTTCAGTTTCACTCATAGTTTGAGTTCTATTTTTCATTTTGTTCTCAAAACTATTTACAATAGTGTCATAAACATCTGCTGGAATATTTAACTCTTGTACAATCTGCCTTAATAGCTTCTCTTCATCACTACTTATTCCACTATCAATATATGCTAATTGAATCAAAAAACTAACATATTGTCTTCTTTTTATTATACTTTTTCCAAGTAGTTCATTTAAAGATTTTGCTATCTCTTTTGTATCCTCAATAGTTTGTTTCTCTTCATTGAAAATTGCCTTCATAATATCTCTTGCTTTTACTTTTTCATTAAAAACCTTTGAGATATCATCAAACATCATACCTATAAGTTGAGCTTCCAGTTCATGAACTCTACCATCAGCTTTTGCAACTTTTGCAACAAGAGCTATGAAGTGACCTAATTCACTTTCTCTAAATTTTTCTTTTGAATCTACTAATTTATTTAATTTCATTTTTGCATAAAACTTATATAGTTTGTATGCTACTATAAGACCAAATATTATTGAAATTGTTAAGAAGATATTTACTATAAATACATAATAAAATACCACCAATAAGATTGCTATAAATATCCATTTTTTTAGTTTCATTTTTTGTCCATATATTATTAATATGGAAAATTATATCTTCTTAAACTTATATTACTAATTTGATAGTTGAGATTTTGCTTTTTTCAGTTTGATTAAGTCTTTAAAGAAACAACCATCAAGATACTTTTTCCCATCAAACTTTTTATTATGATTTTTCATCAGTTCCAAGTCATCTTTACGAACATTATAATTTTTTTTACAGTTTTCACAATATAAAGATTCTATACCCATAAAAATATATATGCAAGATTTGTTCTTTTTATCAAATTTTTCATATCTCGTAAATTGTGCTAAAATAAAAAAGACAAAAGCCAAAAGGTTTTAATATGATTACATCTAATATAAATGAGATATTATTAAAAAGTAAATATAATACAAAAGAGGAAACTAACACAAGTAGTAGCTCTTTTATTGATTCATTAATCTTTTCAAAACAAGAAGAAAATTCACAAAAAAGTACTGATTTTACATATGAAAATATAAAAAATTTAAGCCTAGAAGAGATAGAAAGTTTATACTCAAATGAAGAGGATAAACAAAAAGCAAAAAATCTAAAACTTGCTACAATGTTTACAGAAGATAAATATCTAGGACTAGCTTTATTTAATACAGTATTAGGAAAACCTTTTGAATTAGGCTATAGTTTTCTATATGACACATATAGTGATAAACACTCATATCTCACTTCTTTAAATAGTAACAACTCAATAAGTGATATTTTACACAAATATATTTCATATAAAGCAAATTCTGAGACAACAAAAGCAGGTGAAAAAATCCCTCAAGAGTATTTAGATGAGATTCTACTTCAAATAAATTCTGTAAACTTTTTATCTTCTTTATCTCATAGTTCAAAAGATCAATATGGAAGATATAAAGATAAAGATGACAAATACTCATTTTTGTACAATGATAACTTTCTAAAGTACCAAGAACTTCTTTACAAATACGAGGATTTAAAGAATTATGAAAAAAATATAATTAAACAATACTAAAATTAATTATCAATCATAATAAATAAGCAAAATCAAATTGACATCGAATTTTTCTTTGGATAAGATAAAAATATGAAAAAGATAATTTTTATCCTATGTATACTTACTACTCAATTTATATATGCAAAATCAATACTATTTTTAGGCGATTCTCTAACAGAAGGACTAGGAGTATCTAAAACTGAAGCCTACCCACATTTAGTGGAAGAATTAGTAAAAAAAAGATTAAACAAAAATATAGATGCAATAAATGGTGGAGTAAGTGGTTCTACTATAAGTGATGGTTTATCAAGACTAAAATGGTATTTAAGAACAAAGCCTGATATAGTTTTTGTTGCCCTTGGAGCAAATGATGGCTTAAGGGGTTTAAACCTGCAAGAAAGCCAAAGAAATCTTGAAAAAATAATTGATGAAGCTTTAAAATCTGGTGCAAAAGTATTATTAGCTGGAATGTTACTACCACCAAACTATGGCAAAGAATATAGTGAAGATTTTAAAAATATGTTTATAAAACTAAAAGATAAATACAAACTAAAGTTTATGCCATTTTTACTAAAAGATGTAGCTGGAGTACAAGAGTTAAACCAAGCAGATGGAATCCATCCAACAAGCGAAGGTTATAAAATAATTGCAAATGAAGTATTTGAATTCTTGAAGGACGAATTATAATGTTAAAAATCAAAGAACTAAAAAAATCATATATTCAAGGTTCACATACTGTTGATATTTTTGAGAATTTAGATTTTGAGGTAAAAGAGGCCAAAAGAGTTGCAATAATGGGAAAATCAGGAAGTGGGAAATCAACCCTACTCTCTTTAATTTCTGGAATTATAAAACCAAACTCAGGAGATATACTTCTTGATAATATCTCATATAAAGATATGAATGAGAGCCAAATAAATGATTTTAGGGCAACAAATATTGGCTTTGTATTTCAAAACTTCCATTTAGTATCATACCTAAACGCTTTAGAAAATGTGATGCTTCCAGGAAAAGTTTGTGGAATAGATAATCCAAAAGAAAAAGCTATTGAACTTTTAAAAAGTGTAGGACTAGAGCATAGAATTGATCACTTACCCTCACAACTAAGTGGTGGTGAAAGACAAAGAGTTGCCATAGCTAGAGCACTTATTCATAATCCAAAGGTCATCTTAGCAGATGAGCCAAGTGGAAACTTGGATGAAGAAACAGGAATAGCTGTTATGGATAAACTTTTTGAACTTATCAAAGAAAATAACACAACCTTGATATTGGTAACCCACTCAAAAGATGTGGCTGCAAGATGTGAAGAGACATATAAGCTAGTAGCAGGAAACTTGACAAAATGTTAATTGTAGAACTAGTTTTAAAAGCCTTAGCACGTTCAAAATCTTTTAGTTTGATATTTATTTTAAACTTTTGTTTGGCTATTGCATCATTATCTTATTTACAGTTTTTTAAAGGAAGTATTGATAGCTCCCTTGATGCAAAAGCAAAAACCTTACTTGGGGCAGATATTGTAATCTCTTCAAGATTTCCAATAACAGATGAACAAAAAGAAGATATAAAAAACAAACTTCCAAATATAAAAGCCTATGATGAAGGAATCTCAACTGTTAGTATGGTTGCTTCTAAAAATAGAGCAAGACTTATGGAAGTGGTTCAAATAAATGAGAATTTTCCTTTTTATGGAGGTTTTGGCTTTAAAGATAACTCAAGCTATCCACAAAAAGAAGCACTTCCAAAAGAGAATGAAGTTTGGGTTTATCAAGAGGTTCTTGATTTACTTGGATTAAAAAAAGGTGATAGCTTAAAAATAGGAAGTCAAAACTACACTATAAAAAAAGTGATTATTGAAGACTCTTTAAAAACAATTAGTTTTAGTGGGTTTATGCCAAAAGTTTATTTAAGTAGTGAAGCTTTAAAAAGAAGTGAACTTTTAAAATTTGGCTCAACTGCTAGATATAAACTAAATTTTTTATTTGAAAAAAACTTTACAAATGATGAACTTGAACTTCTTGAAGAGAATTTAGAAACTAAGTTTGATAGAACACTTAGGGTTTTATCCCCAAATGATGGAAGAGATAGACTTCTTAGAGTATTAAACTTCTTAACAAACTTTTTATCACTTGTTTCTTTAATCTCTTTCTTTTTAGGTTTAGTTGGGCTTATATATCTATATTCAGGCTTTTTAAGAAAACATCAGAATGATATTACTATCTTAAGTGATATTGGAGTTAGTAAGAAAAATCTAATTTATACTTATCTTCTTCACCTATTTGTTTTAATATCAATCTCAAGTGTAATTGTGTTTTCATTTATAGCTTTAAGTTCTCAATTTATAGCTCCACTAATACAAAAATATATAGATTTTAGTTTTGACTTTTCCCTTGATTATATGTTTTTCTTAAAATCAGCAATAATACTTTTTGCTCTTAGTCTTAGTATTGGTTTACCTTTAATACTACCTTTAGTTCAAAGGGAAAAAAGAAAATTTTCAAAAACTATTATTAGTTTTATTCCTTTTGTTGGATTTTTACTTGTGTTATCACACTTTGTAACTCCTCCTAAATATATTGGGTTTTTCTTTGCTTTAGTGGTACTTTTATTGATATTAATACTTTTTGTAATTGGCTCTTTATTACTTAAAAAATTTGATTTTTCAGGACACTTTGATAATCTTGCTTTATCTTTAGCTATTAAAAATATCACAAGACAAAAAAGAACCTCACTAACTCTTTTTTCTGCAATATTACTTTGTACTACATTTTTTAGTCTTATTCCACAAGTTGGTTCCTCACTATCAAATGCTTTAACACAAAGTGTAAATGACAGACCAAGATTTTTTGTAATTGATGCAAAAGAGGAACAACTAAAAGATATAGAAAAGCAAGTTGAAAATTTAGGTGGAAAGCTTCAAAATATAGCTCCTATGATAAGAGCAAGAATAGTTAAAATAAATGGTAAAGAACCAAAAGAGGATTTAGAAGAAAATAATTCAAGAGATTCAGCTGTAAACCTTTCATATAGAAGTTCTTTAAAGGAAAGTGAACAACTAGTTGAGGGAAGAGATTTTAGTGGAAATTACGATTCAAGTGATTTTTCAAAGCCAATAGAACTAAGTGTTGAACAAAGATATGCCTCAAGAAGAGGAATAAACTTAGGAGATACAGTTATATTTGATGTATTAGGCTTAGAATTAAAAGCAAAAGTTGTAAATATAAGAACAGTAAAATGGATAGAGTTTACACCAAACTTCTTTTTAATACTTCAAAAAGGTGCAATAGATGATGCTCCAAACACTATTTTGGCTACAATCTCGCAAGGAGATTATGATGCTTCTAAAATGCTTTTAACTCTAACAGATAAATTTCCTAGTCTTACTGTAATAGATGTAAAAAGTTTATTTGAATCCTTTGCAACTATTGTAAAAGATGTAACTTCAATAACTGAGAAGATGAGCTTTTACTCTATTGCTATTGGTTTATTGATGAGTTTTATTATTATTCAATACCAAATGAACTTACAAAAAAACAATATACTAAGACTAAAAATGATTGGGATAAAAAACAAAACAATTAAAAACTCATTTTTACTAGAGTTTGGTCTAATCTCTATTTTTGCTAGTAGTTTGGGGATTATATTAGGAAGTGTTGGTTCATATTTTGTAAGTGATTTACTTTTTGAGTCATATTGGGATTTTAGAGCAGATGTTTTAGGTCTTTACTTTTTATTGATTCCTTTATTAACTCTTTTAGTTGTAAGTATTTTTACTTCTAAAATCATCCACCAAAAAGAGAATATCCTTTTTGGCGAATAAAAAACTACATAACTCTACTTGTACCTGATACTTTTATTGAGCTATTAGGTACAGCTGTAAAACTAACAAAAATTTATCCTAGATTTTTATATCCCTATTCAAGTTGTTTAAAGAGGATTAATAGTTTAACCACTCTTCAAAGCTAGCATCACTTGGCATTCGCCAATCAGCCCTTGGGCTTAGACTAATAGTTCCAACTTTTACACCATCTGGCATAGCGTTTCTTTTGAACTGTTGAGTGAAAAATCTTTTGATAAAAATATCTAGCCATTTTTTAATCTCATCTTTTGAATACTCTTCAAAAGCAGTATTGGCTAAAAATAGTATTTTTGAAGGTTTTGCACCATATCTTATAAAGTGATACAAGAAAAAGTCATGTAGTTCATATGGTCCAATTATACTTTCAGTTTCTTGTGAGATTTTATCACTATTTGGGGGAAGAAGTTCTGGTGAAATTGGTGTGTTTAAAATATCTATTAAAACCTCTTTTATCTCTTGTTTGTAAGTAAAATACTCCACAAGATATGAGATAAGTGTTTTTGGAATCCCACTATTTAAAGAGTACATACTCATATGGTCTCCATTGAAAGTGCACCAACCAAGTGCTATCTCACTTAAGTCTCCTGTTCCTATAACTATTGCACCCTCTTTATTTGCTAAGTTCATTAAAATAGAAGTTCTTGCTCTTGCTTGAACATTTTCATAAGTTACATCATGAATCTCTTTATCATGTCCTAAAGCCTCAAACTCTTTTAAAGATATTTCAGAGATTGGAATCTCTTTTATTGTTACACCTAAAGCTTCACAAAGTTTTATTGCATTTGATTTTGTTCTGCTTGTAGTTCCAAAACCAGGCATTGTAACAGCAATAATCCCTTTAACATCTAATTTTAGTATCTCAAAAGCTTTATATGTAGCTAAAAGTGCCAAAGTAGAATCTAATCCACCAGATATTCCTATAACAACTTTTTGTGAGTTTATGTGAGTTAATCTTTTGATTAAACCGTGAGCTTGGATATTTGTAATCTCTTCACAAACCTCTTTTTTCATCTTCTCATTTGATGGTACAAAAGGGTGTTTATCTATATATCTATCTAGTTTTGAGATATTTTGTGTTGATTTTACTTTTATGATT is a window of Halarcobacter sp. DNA encoding:
- a CDS encoding DnaJ domain-containing protein → MKLKKWIFIAILLVVFYYVFIVNIFLTISIIFGLIVAYKLYKFYAKMKLNKLVDSKEKFRESELGHFIALVAKVAKADGRVHELEAQLIGMMFDDISKVFNEKVKARDIMKAIFNEEKQTIEDTKEIAKSLNELLGKSIIKRRQYVSFLIQLAYIDSGISSDEEKLLRQIVQELNIPADVYDTIVNSFENKMKNRTQTMSETEAYKILGVKETDDMNTIKKAYRKLIRQYHPDIISSQEKDESYMEEATAKTQEINQAYQVIKDIKKV
- a CDS encoding arylesterase, giving the protein MKKIIFILCILTTQFIYAKSILFLGDSLTEGLGVSKTEAYPHLVEELVKKRLNKNIDAINGGVSGSTISDGLSRLKWYLRTKPDIVFVALGANDGLRGLNLQESQRNLEKIIDEALKSGAKVLLAGMLLPPNYGKEYSEDFKNMFIKLKDKYKLKFMPFLLKDVAGVQELNQADGIHPTSEGYKIIANEVFEFLKDEL
- a CDS encoding ABC transporter ATP-binding protein, which encodes MLKIKELKKSYIQGSHTVDIFENLDFEVKEAKRVAIMGKSGSGKSTLLSLISGIIKPNSGDILLDNISYKDMNESQINDFRATNIGFVFQNFHLVSYLNALENVMLPGKVCGIDNPKEKAIELLKSVGLEHRIDHLPSQLSGGERQRVAIARALIHNPKVILADEPSGNLDEETGIAVMDKLFELIKENNTTLILVTHSKDVAARCEETYKLVAGNLTKC
- a CDS encoding FtsX-like permease family protein, coding for MLIVELVLKALARSKSFSLIFILNFCLAIASLSYLQFFKGSIDSSLDAKAKTLLGADIVISSRFPITDEQKEDIKNKLPNIKAYDEGISTVSMVASKNRARLMEVVQINENFPFYGGFGFKDNSSYPQKEALPKENEVWVYQEVLDLLGLKKGDSLKIGSQNYTIKKVIIEDSLKTISFSGFMPKVYLSSEALKRSELLKFGSTARYKLNFLFEKNFTNDELELLEENLETKFDRTLRVLSPNDGRDRLLRVLNFLTNFLSLVSLISFFLGLVGLIYLYSGFLRKHQNDITILSDIGVSKKNLIYTYLLHLFVLISISSVIVFSFIALSSQFIAPLIQKYIDFSFDFSLDYMFFLKSAIILFALSLSIGLPLILPLVQREKRKFSKTIISFIPFVGFLLVLSHFVTPPKYIGFFFALVVLLLILILFVIGSLLLKKFDFSGHFDNLALSLAIKNITRQKRTSLTLFSAILLCTTFFSLIPQVGSSLSNALTQSVNDRPRFFVIDAKEEQLKDIEKQVENLGGKLQNIAPMIRARIVKINGKEPKEDLEENNSRDSAVNLSYRSSLKESEQLVEGRDFSGNYDSSDFSKPIELSVEQRYASRRGINLGDTVIFDVLGLELKAKVVNIRTVKWIEFTPNFFLILQKGAIDDAPNTILATISQGDYDASKMLLTLTDKFPSLTVIDVKSLFESFATIVKDVTSITEKMSFYSIAIGLLMSFIIIQYQMNLQKNNILRLKMIGIKNKTIKNSFLLEFGLISIFASSLGIILGSVGSYFVSDLLFESYWDFRADVLGLYFLLIPLLTLLVVSIFTSKIIHQKENILFGE
- a CDS encoding NAD(+) synthase, translating into MYGFYRVASSVPKVQIANTDKNIQEIIKIFEQETKNESSIVLFPELCITGYTVGDLFLNQNLLESQYQALDKLLVKSKGISTIAIVGIVVSFEHRLYNCAAVIQDGSILGIVPKSYLPNKNEFYEKRYFQSGLRIKAKTLKLLNQEVPFGVDLLFTDENNVTFGIELCEDLWSILPPSNQMAINGANMIFNLSASNELVGKSSYRQELVKTQSARLVCAYIYSSCGVGESSSDTIFGGDALICEYGSTLAKSERFTLENQTIRADIDLEKIIWLRNHESYFGDSIPSEVRIIKVKSTQNISKLDRYIDKHPFVPSNEKMKKEVCEEITNIQAHGLIKRLTHINSQKVVIGISGGLDSTLALLATYKAFEILKLDVKGIIAVTMPGFGTTSRTKSNAIKLCEALGVTIKEIPISEISLKEFEALGHDKEIHDVTYENVQARARTSILMNLANKEGAIVIGTGDLSEIALGWCTFNGDHMSMYSLNSGIPKTLISYLVEYFTYKQEIKEVLIDILNTPISPELLPPNSDKISQETESIIGPYELHDFFLYHFIRYGAKPSKILFLANTAFEEYSKDEIKKWLDIFIKRFFTQQFKRNAMPDGVKVGTISLSPRADWRMPSDASFEEWLNY